The following nucleotide sequence is from Nitratidesulfovibrio termitidis HI1.
GCAGGTCCCCTCCGGGGGGCGTGCGGGGCGTCTAGAACCGCAGCCGGATGTTGACCCGACATGAGCGGCTGCTGCGTCTGGCGCGGCATGTGCGAGATACCGGAATCGCCCTGCATGACGACCATGCTCGCAACTTGGAGCGGCTCAGCCCAAAATTCCGGTGCCATATCGAAACCCGGTGCAGCGGCGGCTTGGTAGCTGTGGACAAATTTTCGTGGGCACAAATCTACCTGCAATCACCATCGCCGGCCATAGCCGTTACGCCTTCGGCAGGCTGTACACCAGCAATCAGCCGGTTACGTCGGTACTCATGATCAACGAGCCCGTGCTGCCCTTTTTCGAGGAGCACGACACGGCGATCATCACAGTACTTTCCGACAATAGCCGGGATGTTGCAGTCGTCCCGACAGGCACTCCTACGAACTGTTCCTGCAACTGGAAGGCGTCAAACACCGGACAACCCGCGTCAGACGCCCGCAAAGCAACGGCTTCGTGGAGCGGCTGGACAGGACATTCACGAACGGGCGCAGCAAGGCAGAAACATGAATGGTCGGATACCCAGCCATCTTTGATGGCCTCCCCAAAGGTCGGCAGGAAGAGGACAACAAAGGGCAACAGACAGCCTGACAGCACCCCACCGGACACGGCAGTGTCAGGTGAATACTATCTCTGTACATGCATCCGTACCTTTGGCCGCAAAAAATGCTTGCCACCTCGGCGCAGTCCATACATGTCTCTGTGCATATGTTATTATGTATAAATTCATCTTCCTTCATCATTAATCAACGTAGACTATCGAATTATTTCTACGCATCAACGTCGTTATTTACTATTTTTAAGTACGATCCCAGCATATCATTGCCTAGCATTACGGCATATACCACCCTCAAAAAATCATTACCAGTATAAGCACAACGTTTAGATAGATCTAAAATACTTATACGCACCATCTACTCTCTCCATTACATACCCACACTTCTGTCATTCATAAATACTCATGTATATATTACATATCTGAGCAAACAGATATTTTTTCTTATATACCCCGAAATGCCTATCATAGCGTTTCTCATTCCAAGGAGTCGCCATGGACAGCCTTCAGTACACCTCCCCCGAGGTCACCGACCTCGCCAAGGCCCTCATCGCCGTTCAGCACACCCTGCAACCGGCCATCAAGGACCGCGAGAATCCATTCGCCAAGTCCCGCTATGCCACCCTCAACTCTGTCATGGATTCCTGCCGGGATGCGCTGCTGACCAACGGCATCTGGGTGACCCAGTACCCGGTTCCGGCCGAGGCCGGGCACCTCGGCCTTGTCACCAAGCTCACGCACGCGGAATCCGGCCAGTGGCAGTCGTCGCTGTTGGTCATGCCCCTGCCCAAGGCCGATCCGCAGGGGTACGGCAGCGCCATGACCTATGCCCGTCGGTATGCGCTTTCGGCCATGCTCGGCATGGTGACGGAAGACGATGATGACGGGGAGGCAGCATCCCGCGACAGGCCCGCACGGCAGAGAACGCCTCGCCAGCCGCGGCCTCAAGAGCCTGCTGCCCCACCTGCGCAGCAACCGTCCCAACCACCGACGACACCACAGCCCAAGCCCGCAGAAACAGCACATCCAGCCCTGGCGTTACTGCCACGGCTGGATGGAGTCAGTTACACGACGGCCACCGCCCAGGATGGCCGTCTTTGCATTCTGGCGTCGGGCAACACGTCTGCCCGCAAACAACTGCTCTCGGCTGCCGGGTTCAAATGGAACGCCGAGCGCAAAGTCTGGTGGCGGTACGCCGAGACCGCCTGATCCTCATCACCACGCCAAGGGCGGGGATTCCCCCGCCATGGGGGAGCCTCGTCCACTTGATGGAGCCTCCCATGACAAAGCCCCCGCAATCCCCCATGTCTCCGGCACTGTCGGCCCCACTCTCCCTCCTCGCCGAATCCCTGCTTACGCAGGAAATCCACGCCACGCAGACCCAACTGGGCGACCGCAGCACCTACGTCGGCATGTCCGACATCGGCGCCGCAACGGAATGCCTGCGCTCGGCGGCTGCCCGCAAGTTGGCACCTCCGGGCACGCAGCCCCACATCATCCCGCCTCAGCATGTCGGTTCCATCCTGAAGCGCCACCTCCCCCTGCATCGAGGCCACTGGCAGGAGGCTGGGATCACCGACGCCCTCACCAGAAGCGGCCACCGGCTCATTCCGCAGTTGGAAATCAGCGCCACCTTCCACGGTGTGCCTATCAAGGCGCACCTCGACATCACCCTCATCCACGAAGCCCCGACACCCGTCATCCGGGTGCTTGAGCTCAAGAGCAACGGGCACCTGCCCGAAACCCTCTACACCTCCAACGAGGTGCAACTCTACGGGCAGATCGGCCTGCTGGAGAGTACCTGGCATCGCCCGTGCTGCTCGCTTCGCGGCGAAGACGGCCAACCGGTCTTCACCCGCAAGACCTTCCCGGAGGCGGCCCGGCTGCTCTTCGGCATCGACCTGCCAAACACACCGGAAGGCGTGACCATCGAAGGCTGGGTGCTCTCCATCTCCATGGCAGATGCCAAGGCCTTCGGGCCATACACGCCCAACCGGGCCATGCTCGGCATCTGCTGCAACACTGCCGCCGACCTCTGGCAAACCGTCAACGCCGTCAAGGCGGGGCGGCTGACGCTTGACGACCTCCCGTACTGCCAGGGGTTTCACCCTCTGTGCGACTGGTGCGACGCCAACGCCACCTGCCCAAAGTTCCGACCCATGCGGGTTGACGGCATGCCCGTGGACCTCGGCCCCGCCCACGCGGCGGACCTCGACCATCTCGCCAGCCTGAAGGAACGCAAGCTCGCCATCGAAGGCGATATCACGGCCATCGAAGGGCGCATCCGCACCGCCTTCCAGCGCATCGCGGCGGTAAGCGACTGCATGGCCAGGGACTGGATAACGGCGGGCAGGCACCGATTTCGGGTGGCATCCATGCCCGGCAGACAGACCATCGACCAGGCTGCCCTGCAGGAGGAACTGCAGGCCCTGACCGGAGATCCCCAAACGGCGACAGACATTCTGGAGCGAGCCCGGAAAACCGGCCAACCCCATGAACGGCTGTTCATCAGCCCCATCAACGGAAAAGGAGAATGACCATGGGATACTACAGCGAAGTCGCCCTGTGCCTGTCCGGCAACGGGCGGGCACGGCTTGATGCGGCGATGCACGAGGCAAGGCAGCATGCCACCAACCCCGGCGACATCGAACTGTTCCTGCAAAACGGCCTGAGGCAGGACGCGCCGGACTCGGAAGGCGTGCTGTACTATTGGGAAGGCGTCAAATGGTACGCGGATTTCGAGGAGGTACGGTTCATCACCGACGTCATGGATGAACTTGACGTTGACGACTACCTCTTCCTGCGCATCGGCGAGGATGTTGACGATGCCGAGATTCTCGGCGGCTGGTGGGACAATCCCTTCGACGCACGCCTGTTCCGAACCATCGACTTCGGCTAGGGGGCGTCGGCGCAGCCCCCTCGGTCAGCGCCAGCCCCAGGCGCACCGCTTCCGGATCATTCCAGGGTGATGCCAAGGGCGCGTATCCGGGCCTTGGCATCAGCATGGCTCACCACGCGACCTTCGCGCACGGCGTTCAGCCCTTGCTGCACCATGCGGCAAAACCGCGCATCGCGGTCAAGGAACTGCGCCACGGCATCCTTGATGACTGCGGCACGCGTACTGCCAGTGGCTGCGGCGATCTCATCCAGCCGGTCCACGGTGGCCTTGTCGAAACGGATGATCGTCGCATGCAGCATGGTCACTCCGTAGGCATTCACGCCTAATCTGGTAGCTTCACGGGCCCTTTCGAAGTTCCGTTCCACGCCCCACTGCGCGAAGCACTCCCGGACCTCATCATCCGATGCGAAGAGTCCGGCATCCGCCTGACGGACGCCTTCCGCGATGGCGGCCACAGCACATTCCTCGTCCCGGACATACCGCCGCACGGCGTCAGCCACGAGCTCAGGGACGGGCCTGCCCATGGCCTTGGCCAGAGCATCCAGCCGTTCCTTCGTTTCCGGGTCGAGATGCGTATCCCAATCGACCATGCGCACCTCCCCATTCCGACGGCATACTCAACATCCCTAACCGACACAACATCAAGGAGCACCCCATGCCCCATACCGATTCGGGCCTGCACGCGTTGCAGCCCGTCGATCTTGACGCTGGCGCCGTGTTCAGCGGCACCCCGTCGGGCCGCATGATCAAGGGCTACCGCCAGCCCTCGACGTATACCCCAAAGGCTGACCCTGACTACATCTTCCACGAGGCCACGCGCGACATCGTGGTCTGGCTGATGACCGCATCCGATCCGCTCTATGTGTTCGGCCCCACCGGCAGCGGGAAGTCCAGCGCCATCCGGCAACTGGGCGCCCGGCTCAACTACCCGGTCTTCGAGGTCACCGGGCACGGCAGGCTGGAGTTTCCCGACCTGGTGGGCCACCTGTCCGTGCATCAGGGTTCCATGGAGTTTCGGTACGGACCGTTGGCGCTGGCCATGAAGCACGGAGGAATCCTGCTCCTCAACGAACTGGACCTGCTGGAACCCGCCACGGCCACGGGACTCAACGGCATCCTCGACGGCCAGCCCCTGTGCATCCCGGAGAACGGCGGCGAACTGGTCACGCCGCACCCCATGTTCCGGTTCGCGGCCACAGCCAACACCAATGGCGGTTCCGACGAAACGGGCCTCTACCAGGGCACCCTGCGCCAGAACCTCGCCTTTCTCGACCGGTTCTGGCTGTGCGAGATGGGCTACCCCGAACCCGTAGCCGAAGAACGGTTGCTGGAACGCATCGCGCCGCAACTCCCTGCACCTCTGCGGCGCACCATGATCGACTATGCCAACGAGGTCCGGCGTCTGTTCATGGGCGAATCGGGCACGGCGCATGGCGCCTCCATCGAGGTGACCTTCTCCACTCGTACCCTGATTCGCTGGGCCGACCTGACCCAGCGGTTCCAGCCCCTGGCCCGACAGGGCATCCAGCCCGTGGCCTACGCCCTCGACCGGACACTTGGCTTCAAGGCCACCCGAGAAACCCGAACTCTGCTCCACGAGATCGCCCAGCGCATGTTCCCCACGGGGGAGTGAGCGGGGACGCCGCTACCGCGCCGAACACGTCCGCTGCGGACACCCCCGGCAAGGATGCCGCGACTCCCCGAATCCCGGGCAATACCGGCCTGGTGCTCCAGTTCATGGATTCCCTGCTCACCCGTCAGGCCCGTGACCCCGCCTTCTTCGCCTCCCTCCCTTCTCCTCCCTGGCTGCGCCTCGAAAAGGACACGCCTTCGGGCGGCAAGTTCTGGTCCTGCACCATTCAAGAACACGGCATCGACCTCCACTGGGGCAAGCGCAACACGCAAGGACAACAGCTCGCGTTGGCCATCACCCGGTGCAACCGGGGCAACCCCATCCGCGAGGCGCGGTCACGCGTCTTCGGAAAACTCAAGGAAGGCTACCGGCTCGTCTCGTCATACGGCCCCCTCCCGTAACCGCGATTTCCCTCCCGACGGTTCCGTATTTTGGAACGACTCCGACCTACACCGCACCCACGAGGAGCACACACTCATGAAAGCGACATCCGCCATGCGCATCTTCCCCTTCTCTCGCAGCATCCACCTCGTCCGGGATATCCACACCAACGGCGTTCGCCACCACTGGAAGGCGGAAGCGGAACTCTACCTCCTCAAGGTCAGCACCTGGACCGGGGATGACGAGGAACCCCATCCCTCGCGGGTCACTGTCCACACCATCGGGTGGGGCCGGTGCCTCGACGAGGACCCGGTACAGGAGATGTGGCGACAGGCCGCGGAGAAGATCGAGAAAGACCACTACCACTTCCACAACGGAATCTAGGACGCCCCTCCCCCGAGGGGCGTTCCGCTTTTATGGAGCACGCACATGAACGACACCATCCTGAACTGCCTCATGGCCATCAACCTCGATGTGAACATCTGGACCGCCCGCCGCAAGCTGACCCCGGCGGACTTCGGCGGCGCGGACCTGCCGCCGGAGGAACTTGCCTCGCTCGGCAGCAAGCGCATCTGCGACCCCGAGGAACTGAAGATCTTCGGCACGCTGAAGGCGCGCGCGGTGAACCTGCTCGACCGCCACGGCGTACGCTTTCTTGGCGGTTGGGGCATTCCGGAGGAAAAAGCCCCCGTCCTTGTGGAAGAACTCGACCGCATTCGGGCCGAATTCCTGGCCGCCAGGGATACCTTCCTCACCCGGTACGATGACGCCGTTCGGGACTGGATAGCCCGGCACGGCGAGTGGGAACGCATCATCGCCGATTCCACGGTCAGCGCGGACTACGTGCGCAGCCGCATGGGATTCCGCTGGCAGGTCTACCGCATTGTGCCGCCCGCGCCGGGCGATGTGGAGCCGGTGGCCCAGGGGCTTGCGGAAGAGGTGCGCGGGCTTGGCCGGACCCTGTTCGACGAGGTGGCCAAGGCCGCCACCGAGGCCTGGCACAAGTGCTATGCGGGCCGCAGCGAAGTGACCCACAAGGCGCTGTCTCCCCTGCGGACCATCCACCAGAAGTTGGCCGGACTCACCTTCGTGGAACCGAGGGTGGCTCCGGTGGCCGACCTCATCGGTACGGCCTTCGCCAACCTGCCCAAGCGGGGCAGGATACAAGGGGCGCACCTGCTCATGCTGCAAGGGCTGGTGGCCTTGCTGCGCGATCCGTCCGCGCTCATGGAGCACGGTCAGCGGATCATCGAGGGGCACCGCCCGTCCGATCTGCTGGATGCTCTGCTGCGGCAGGATGGGAGCATGGAGAATGGACGGATAGCGTCCGCAGACGAACCCGAAGAAGGAGAGGACGACATGCCCGACCTTGGGGACGATCTTGCGCTGGACGCCATCCCCCGCGAGGTCATGCCCGACCTGCAACCCGTGCTGCCCAATTGCGGACTGTGGTAGGTGGCTGGACAGGCCACGCCAACCCGTTTACCTATCGAAACGGTTAACTTGATTTCAAGCTACTTGCGAGCACGCCATGACAACCCCATCGCCCACACCGCTCATCGACTTCGCCCAACTCGACGCCCTCAAGGCGCGGCTCGACCGGCATCGTCCGCTGCCGCCCGACATCGTGGCCAACCTGCGGGCGGACATGGTGCTGCGGTACACCTTCCACTCCAACGCCATTGAGGGGAACACCCTGACCCTCATGGAAACCAAGGTGGTGCTGGAAGACGGGGTGACCATTGGCGGCAAGTCCATGCGCGAGCACCTTGAAGCCATCAACCACAGGGAAGCCATCGGCTTTCTGGAAGAGGTGGTGCAGGATGGACGCGGGCTGGACGAACGCACCCTGAAGGACCTGCACCAACTGGTGCTCCGGGGCATTGCCGATGACGCGGGGCGCTACCGGACCCGCAACGTCATCATCTCCGGCGCGGGGCACACCCCGCCCGATGCCCTGCACGTGCAGGAGCGCATGGACGCCTTCTTCGGGTGGTACGCGGATGCGGCGGCGCACCTGCATCCCGTGGAACTGGCCGCGCGCGTCCATGCCGACTTCGTGGTGATCCACCCGTTCACTGACGGCAACGGGCGCACCGCCCGGCTGCTGATGAACCTTGAACTTATGCGGGCCGGGTTCCCCACGGTGATCATACCGGTGGAACAGCGGGCCGCGTACTACGAGAATCTCGACGCCATCGGGGTGCGCGACGACTACGCCCCCTTCCTGGGCCAGATCGGCGCGCTGGTGGCTGCCAGCTTCGAACCATACTGGCGGCTGCTTGGCACCGCTGCCTGATCATCCGATACACACCAGCCACGAAAGGCCCCGGAGCACCACGCTTCGGGGCCTTTTCGCATTTGGAGGACAACATGCTGGATACACGCGCCGTGATGCGCTCGCTGCCGCTGGTGGCGAACGTGCTCGGCAGGAAATACGGCGTTACCGTGACCATCGGGGGCACGGAGGCCTACACGGACGGTAGCGCGATCCACCTCCCCGCACTGCCGGTGGACGCGCCCGACACCTTCCTCGCACTGGCCCGTGGCTACATCGACCATGAGGCCGCCCACCTGCGGGATACCGACTTCACGGCGCTGAAGGCTGCGAATCTTACCCCCTTTGAGCACCATGTGTGGAACATCATCGAGGACTGGAGGGTGGAGAACCGGCTGGTCACGGCGTTCCCCGGTTGCCGGGGAAACTTCGACTGGCTCATCGGTCACTTCTTCGACGGCAAGGCGACAGGGCCAACGGACGATCCCGCAGTGCTGTTCCTGAACTGGCTGCTGCTTACGGTTCGGGCGTGGGACGTCCCGGCCATCGGGAAACGGCGCGACACCATCGCGGCACATCTCGATAAACTCTGCCCGGGCCTGCTTACCCGCATGAGTTGCGCTGTAGAAGCGGTACCTACCTCGTGCGCATCAACAATCGAAGCAATTGCCCATGCTCGGGGCATAGTCGCGGAACTGGACAAGGCAACGCAAACGCCGCAACCCGCGTCAGGTACGAATCCGGACACCAGCCAGGCCGGGGGTGACCCTGAGGGTGGGGCTGGCAATGGCAACCAGCCCACGGCATCACCGTGGGAACGGATACGAAACCTGCTGCATGCCCAGGAGGACGAGCTTCCGCAGGAATTCGGTGCAATCCTTGGTGAGGCCCTGAAGCGTGAGGCACCCGCCAGCGACGGATTGCCCGTGAACGTGGCCACCGTTACCCACAAGGTAAGCTGGGACCTGCACCCCGACGACATCGCCGAGGCCAAACGGGCATCGACGGCCCTGCGGACTCGGCTACATGGCCTGTTGCAGGCTGCGACCGTCAGCCGGACCCACGGGGCACGAAGCGGGAAACTCGACCCGCGCAGGCTCCACCGCATCGCCACGGATGACGCTCGCATCTTCATGCGCAAGGGAACGCGCGTCGGCATCAACACCGCCGTGCATCTGCTTCTCGACTGCTCCGGGTCCATGACCCCGAACATCAGGCTGGCCAGCACGACCTGCCATGCCGTGGCCTCGGCTCTTGAGACCGTCGGCATCAACGTGGCCATCACCGCTTTTCCGGCTAGCCATGACCCGGCGTCAACGGAACAGAAAACCGTGGGCCGTCTGGTGCGGCACGGCCAGCGGGTACATTCGAGGCTCCTGATGTCCGCGGTGGGGACCACCCCACTGGCCGAGTCCCTGTGGTGGGTGATGCAGGAAATGCTGCCCCTGCGTGAGGCTCGCAAGCTCATCCTGCTGCTGACCGATGGCGATCCTGATACGCCGACATGCGCCCTGAAAGCCATCCGGCACGCCGAACGGCTGGGGTTCGAGGTCTACGCCATCAGCATCGGCGCGGTGAACATCCTGCAGCACCTGCCGGGACGGCACCGGACGATCAACACCATGGCCGAACTCGCCCCGGCGATGTTCGGCTTGCTCCAAGGCGCGCTGGTCGGAAGGCGCCGAGCATGACGGAAGTAAGGAGATCAACGACTACAAGACAATGGGGAAGCGTGATGTAATGCCCCCCTTAAATCAAGCGGCCTTTAAGGGAGAATTCCGCCAGGTTTTGTTTGCCTGCTGATGGACGCCTTGCGGAGTCTTCCAGCCAAGCGCCGAATGCAGGTATGTGGTGTTGAAGTTTTCTATCCAGTCAGAGAGGGCGCGGTCGAGGTGTTCCAGGCTACGCCATTCGTGCAGCCAGAAGAGCTCTTCCTTGATCGTACGCATTGTCCGCTCGGTATCCGCGTTCCCTTTGGGATTGTTGTAGCTGGTAAACGCCTGCGTGATGCCGAGAGTCGCGCAGTCGCGCATAAAAGCCGTTCCTGTCGGTTGGCAGCCGTTGTCGCTCATCAGGCTCAGGCCGTGCCCCCGGACGCCTCCGGGAAAGTGCGTCTGGATAGCCGTATCCAGAGCTCGCAGCCACTCATGGCTCCGGCTCCGGTAGTCGGCATGGTGGCCCACGATCTTCTTGGAAAACCAGTCCACCACCAGCACGATATACACCCAGCCGCCTTCCGTCATGACCTTGGTCATGTCGATGCCCCACCACTGACACGGGCGGACGGGGCGCGGCTTGCTTCCGGAAGGGGTGCGCTTTGCCCGCAAGGCTGCGCGCTTCACCCCAAGGCCATGCAGACGCATCAGGCGTGCCACTCGTTTGACGTTGATGATCAGGCCGTTTTTATACCGAAGGGTGGCCCATACGCGGCGATAGCCCCAAAAGGGATGTTCCATTTTCAGGGACTCGATCAACGGCAAGAGTTCGGCATCGCGCTGAAGCTGGGCCTGGCCGGATCGGCGCTTGCCGCTTACCAGTCGTTTTTTTTTAACTCCAGCGTCAGTTCGCCAACGGCTTGCTTGAGTTTTTGGTTCTCTGTCGCAAGGCGTTCTTCTCGTCGGTTAGTGGCGCCCACCTCAAAAGCCAGGGCGGCATTGGCCAACAACGTGTCGCGCCAGCGGTAATACATACCCTGAGTGATTTGATACTCACTGCAAATGCTTGCCACAGAGCGACCCTGCAATCCCTCAAGCACAATGCGGGCCTTGCTTTTGCTGTCCCAGACTCGGCGTTTCATGCTTCCTCCAAGGATGGAAGAAAACTACCTTAACAGAGCCACCTTGTTAATGGGGGGCAGTATATTCCGATATCTTGCCATCCTCGTGCGCGAATAGAGCCAGGCAGAGGCCGGAGCCGCACC
It contains:
- a CDS encoding ERF family protein: MDSLQYTSPEVTDLAKALIAVQHTLQPAIKDRENPFAKSRYATLNSVMDSCRDALLTNGIWVTQYPVPAEAGHLGLVTKLTHAESGQWQSSLLVMPLPKADPQGYGSAMTYARRYALSAMLGMVTEDDDDGEAASRDRPARQRTPRQPRPQEPAAPPAQQPSQPPTTPQPKPAETAHPALALLPRLDGVSYTTATAQDGRLCILASGNTSARKQLLSAAGFKWNAERKVWWRYAETA
- a CDS encoding ribbon-helix-helix protein, CopG family, coding for MVDWDTHLDPETKERLDALAKAMGRPVPELVADAVRRYVRDEECAVAAIAEGVRQADAGLFASDDEVRECFAQWGVERNFERAREATRLGVNAYGVTMLHATIIRFDKATVDRLDEIAAATGSTRAAVIKDAVAQFLDRDARFCRMVQQGLNAVREGRVVSHADAKARIRALGITLE
- a CDS encoding AAA family ATPase; the encoded protein is MPHTDSGLHALQPVDLDAGAVFSGTPSGRMIKGYRQPSTYTPKADPDYIFHEATRDIVVWLMTASDPLYVFGPTGSGKSSAIRQLGARLNYPVFEVTGHGRLEFPDLVGHLSVHQGSMEFRYGPLALAMKHGGILLLNELDLLEPATATGLNGILDGQPLCIPENGGELVTPHPMFRFAATANTNGGSDETGLYQGTLRQNLAFLDRFWLCEMGYPEPVAEERLLERIAPQLPAPLRRTMIDYANEVRRLFMGESGTAHGASIEVTFSTRTLIRWADLTQRFQPLARQGIQPVAYALDRTLGFKATRETRTLLHEIAQRMFPTGE
- a CDS encoding DUF3150 domain-containing protein translates to MNDTILNCLMAINLDVNIWTARRKLTPADFGGADLPPEELASLGSKRICDPEELKIFGTLKARAVNLLDRHGVRFLGGWGIPEEKAPVLVEELDRIRAEFLAARDTFLTRYDDAVRDWIARHGEWERIIADSTVSADYVRSRMGFRWQVYRIVPPAPGDVEPVAQGLAEEVRGLGRTLFDEVAKAATEAWHKCYAGRSEVTHKALSPLRTIHQKLAGLTFVEPRVAPVADLIGTAFANLPKRGRIQGAHLLMLQGLVALLRDPSALMEHGQRIIEGHRPSDLLDALLRQDGSMENGRIASADEPEEGEDDMPDLGDDLALDAIPREVMPDLQPVLPNCGLW
- a CDS encoding Fic family protein: MTTPSPTPLIDFAQLDALKARLDRHRPLPPDIVANLRADMVLRYTFHSNAIEGNTLTLMETKVVLEDGVTIGGKSMREHLEAINHREAIGFLEEVVQDGRGLDERTLKDLHQLVLRGIADDAGRYRTRNVIISGAGHTPPDALHVQERMDAFFGWYADAAAHLHPVELAARVHADFVVIHPFTDGNGRTARLLMNLELMRAGFPTVIIPVEQRAAYYENLDAIGVRDDYAPFLGQIGALVAASFEPYWRLLGTAA
- a CDS encoding cobaltochelatase CobT-related protein, giving the protein MLDTRAVMRSLPLVANVLGRKYGVTVTIGGTEAYTDGSAIHLPALPVDAPDTFLALARGYIDHEAAHLRDTDFTALKAANLTPFEHHVWNIIEDWRVENRLVTAFPGCRGNFDWLIGHFFDGKATGPTDDPAVLFLNWLLLTVRAWDVPAIGKRRDTIAAHLDKLCPGLLTRMSCAVEAVPTSCASTIEAIAHARGIVAELDKATQTPQPASGTNPDTSQAGGDPEGGAGNGNQPTASPWERIRNLLHAQEDELPQEFGAILGEALKREAPASDGLPVNVATVTHKVSWDLHPDDIAEAKRASTALRTRLHGLLQAATVSRTHGARSGKLDPRRLHRIATDDARIFMRKGTRVGINTAVHLLLDCSGSMTPNIRLASTTCHAVASALETVGINVAITAFPASHDPASTEQKTVGRLVRHGQRVHSRLLMSAVGTTPLAESLWWVMQEMLPLREARKLILLLTDGDPDTPTCALKAIRHAERLGFEVYAISIGAVNILQHLPGRHRTINTMAELAPAMFGLLQGALVGRRRA
- a CDS encoding IS3 family transposase, with amino-acid sequence MVSGKRRSGQAQLQRDAELLPLIESLKMEHPFWGYRRVWATLRYKNGLIINVKRVARLMRLHGLGVKRAALRAKRTPSGSKPRPVRPCQWWGIDMTKVMTEGGWVYIVLVVDWFSKKIVGHHADYRSRSHEWLRALDTAIQTHFPGGVRGHGLSLMSDNGCQPTGTAFMRDCATLGITQAFTSYNNPKGNADTERTMRTIKEELFWLHEWRSLEHLDRALSDWIENFNTTYLHSALGWKTPQGVHQQANKTWRNSPLKAA
- a CDS encoding transposase; this encodes MKRRVWDSKSKARIVLEGLQGRSVASICSEYQITQGMYYRWRDTLLANAALAFEVGATNRREERLATENQKLKQAVGELTLELKKNDW